The Vigna unguiculata cultivar IT97K-499-35 chromosome 1, ASM411807v1, whole genome shotgun sequence nucleotide sequence CTTCTGTCCTTGCATACTTATTGAAGAGTTGTTAAGCCCTGCTCTCATCTTTTTCTATATAAGTTCCCTTTTAAATAAGATCTATAAACCATGTCCTTTCTTGGTGTTCTAATAGTAGATAAATTAGTTATGCATTTTCTTTTTGCTTCTGTTGCACACTATATGCACATTATTCTGTATTCTCCTCCACCTAAGCATGTAAATTTCCTATCTTTTAGATATTTTTCCCAAACTATTCTAAACTAGTACTTTTTCAGGTTCTTGACATTCTGGAATTATATAGGCGTATATATGAAGAGTATTTGGCAGTTCCTGTCATAAAGGGTAAGAAAAGTGAGCTTGAGAAGTTTGCTGGTGGGCTTTACACTACCAGTGTTGAGGTACACATCTGACATTCTTTGCATGATGTTATTTTAGTGGTGtaagctttttataaaattttgatttattttgctAGGCATTTATTCCAAACACTGGCCGTGGTATACAAGGTGCAACTTCTCATTGTCTGGGCCAAAACTTTGCTAAAATGTTTGAGATAaactttgaaaatgaaaagggaGAGAAAGCAATGGTGTGGCAGAACTCATGGGCCTATAGTACTCGAACTGTAAGCTTTGATCTCTGGAATATACATGCATTGGAGGATTCCTCCAcatcatttttgtattttaattttttattttcttacagaTTGGGGTCATGGTGATGGTTCATGGTGATGACAAGGGATTGGTACTGCCTCCTAAAGTAGCATCAGTACAAGTCATTGTGATTCCTGTGCCTTACAAAGATGCTAATACTCAAGGAATCTTTGATGCCTGTTCTGAAACTGTGAATACATTGTCTGAAGCTGGTATTCGTGCTGAGTCGGATTTTAGAGATAATTATTCCCCGGGATGGAAGTATTCTCACTGGGAAATGAAAGGTGTTCCTCTAAGAATTGAAATTGGGCCAAAAGATTTAGCAAATAAGCAGGTATTCAACTTTCTCCTCCTGTTACATCAATCCTTGTACATTGCTGGTTTTTCAGTGAACACCAAATAAGTCTCAGGATTTTGCATAGGTTCGTGCGGTTCGACGTGATAATGGAGCAAAGATAGACATCGCTAGTGCTGATTTGGctgttgaaataaaaaagttgctTGATAATATTCAGCAGAACTTGTTTGAGGTTGCAAAACAAAAACGAGATGAATGCATTCAAATCATACACACTTGGGATGAATTTGTGCAAGCTTTGAACCAAAGAAAAATGATCTTAGCTCCATGGTGTGATGAGGAGGTACGAATTGTGTTTTTCTCAAATATAATGTTCCTGGTGTCTGGAtctgattttattttcaatgaatttcGTTGTTTGAGTTTTGGGGTAGTGTCACTCTTTTAATGAGGTCAATCACAGTTTATTGAAACTGTTATTACGGGTTAGTAAACCAatactttctattttaaaacttcCAGTCTTTTGGCTACTGTAGAAGGTCTTTTGTCATTGTAAGATTAGCGAAATATGAAGCATTTGTCGGTGTCAACCTTAAAGAAGTTAcactttataatttatttctagcTTGCTCTTTGCTAGCTAGAATAACATCTTAAAATCCAAATAGAATTGAACTGCTCGTGTTATCAAATTATGTCCTCTTGAAGAACTGGTGTTGGTTTGATGTTATATAAGCtccattttttattgtatatttttcatgGCATAGTTGTATTATgtgtaatagttttttttatctgtAATGCTTCAGGAGGTGGAGGCGGATGTCAAAGCAAGAACTAAGGGTGAGATGGGAGCAGCCAAAACTCTTTGCAGCCCCTTTGATCAGCCAGAACTCCCAGAAGGTATAATCTTGTCCTTATGCaggtgttattattttttaatgcaaCAGTGTTTGAAAACTATAAGCAGACTCTGATTCTGTATGAATTCACTATCTACTAATGTTTTATGTCTGTTATGTAATATCATCACGATTAATATTTGTGTTGCTTATTTATCGTGGTTGGTTTACAGGCACCAAGTGCTTTGCGTCTGGAAAGCCTGCAACAAAGTGGACATACTGGGGCAGAAGTTACTAGCCTACTGGCTCTTTCGTGGTATTATATGAAGCTAGTTTATCATTTAATGGTTCCTTGTACTGATTTGTGGATCACAcaattagttttgttttcttggTTATCTTTTCAACAGATagttttactttgatttttatatggcacaatatttattttggtttaaagAATGAGTGTTACTTTTGTTGTCGTTCAATTATTATTGGGGCATATTGGGCTCTTCGTTGGGATGACTCAATTATTTTGGCATAAAATGATACTCAATTATACACTTCAGTTGCGGCAGGTTTGTATGAAATGGGACGGAATATTTATTGAACAGATTGTATAATGACGAGGAAGAAAGTAATGGATGTTCGACCGTTTAAAGAGGTTTTGTAAGCACTTTTATgctaaaaaaatatactaataattgaattattaagTTATATGATGTAGTGAGCTGGAatttactatttaaatgagGATATATTGTCTCGTAGGATCATTATTAATATCTTGATGTAATACCCTcctaaaagttcaattattagGTTGTATGATGTGGTGAGCTGGAATTGACTATTGACATCCCTACATGTGGTTAATTTCTAGTCTGCTAGTTATCGTTTCAAGCTTCGGTCCTTACTGAGATTAAAATAACAGTTTAAAGATATAACGAAAATGTGAagtgaaatttatattatgtatttgaaGGTAAATAAAAAATGCATGTAGATGGCAACAGTTTTATGATGAAGAAACCACCCTACATTTTTTCTACATAACACAACCTATAAATACCCCCATGACATGATAACCTTGACTAGGCATGCATTACTCATACATAATTTTGTTCCTGAGTGTTAAGAGTCTTTACGGGCACGTCTTTCCCTACTTCAACACGTGAAAGAAATTTCTTTGAAGTTTAAGCTAAGAAAACTCTTACTTAAAAACTCACAGAGTGAAAAACACTTCTGTAAAATATAGACATTTCTTCTTGCTATAAATTTCTCCATATCTATGTTTGTACATCTCATTGTGCTATGTTCTCAAAAACTACTTTGCACGTCAAACATCCCATTTCAATTTGGCCATGTAACAGTTTAATTCATTGTGTGATAGGCtgaaataataaatgtaaaatgaaatGCAGGCAACTCATTTCCTTgcatgtattttattattattgcatgcatttatacagtttttttttttacataaattttatcaaaatttaacttcatttcTTACATCATGATAAATCCCTTTAATGGCTTGAACATAAATCtaaccaaaatttataaaatgacattgtactaaataaatataaaagaaccTCTGCAAACATACCTGTAAATAGACCAACATATGCGGTGGTTGTTCTGTGTCCGTCATACATTGCATGTGGTTTGGTAGGGTTGTCTGCGGGTTTaaatgaaaatgttaaaaacatctgaaaaaaaaaactaaaaaactagaaaattatataaaaaaacaatgaataaCTCACATATTCAAACATATCAAATGGTTTCAACTATCTTAATTATGTTgccaaaaacatttaataagTTTTATTCTTAAACTGTTGTGCTGGTTAAAATAGGTTGATACATTAACTCCAAACCAAACGACTTTGACCCGAAAGAAAAGTGAAGTTGTATACACCGATATTCATACGAGCTCATTCCAATTGGTTTCAGTCTTCACagaatgtaaataaaaaaccaCAGTTCACAGATCATAACCCAAATTTCACAAGGAATCAAGTGAAAGCTTCATTGTATTTTGCTGCTTTTATCACGAAAACCGAACTAATGAATATAGTCAGAGTCAAATCCAATGTCTGCAATTTTGAACACAGCAAGAAGAAGTTTTCTTGTAATGTGGATGAAGGCTCTTTATTATTTGTGTCAAACATCAAGGACATTTCTTTATACATCTAAACATAGCAGATTATTTGTCAGCCATCTCGGGTTACAGTCAGAAGCTGCAAGTACAGAAATCCAACATAACTTTggatataaataattaatgtctCTTCAGGACTGAATAAAAACACCGGAACAAGACATTTATTACTTCTGTTATCGCAACAGTAGTTGCATATGTTCTGTGCTTTATGTTTTCCTAACTTGGTCCTCCTCACACAGCAAAAATAAATGCAGTGCAACCAATATGCTATCAAAATTACGTACGAGTACTTGTATATGCAGTGTTAAAATTTGAATGGtgattaataactaaaatatttaactttgtcttCATCACTTTTAGGAATAGATTTATAGGGATGTATTTTGCATGttatgaaaaaatgattttaaaatcaaCCGTTCAAAGAACtaataagaatgaaaagaagaatTCATTGAGGACCAGTCCCTAATGTGACTTAAATTTTGTGTGGAGTTTGATGACAGGAGTATATTTAATGTGTTCAGTGTGTGAGAGTGTGAACATTTACTTTCATACCTGAATTTTAGTTGAGGCTGTTCTCACCCCCTTGTGGAAGTGACAAAAAATGTggtgaaattaaaaatagatttttggtccaataaaatatttttttgtcaaaatcatTGTATCTCAACATTCCAACCATTTTCTAGTTTTCATTCTCCCAGTTATTTCTACAATTTCATCTAGTACCAATGTGCCATGCTCatggttttttaaatttaaattatgaaaagtaaaataCCCATGAATGCTATACAACAGTAGATTAATGAATgacaaagaggaagaagattatattattaatccaaggttaataaataatttactaaCTAATTACTATTGGTGAATCATTAGGTGGTTGACCAGAGTTGAATTATTTATCTATAGAttcattcatatataaaaataaatctagATATAGATATCAGTGTATAAAAAGCGTAGAAAACTAAGAGAATTACTTCTGAGATTTTATATCAACATTAGAATGAGTATGGattattcttaaataatataattaatattatttgataatttttttttatttaatttcacaaTATAAGAAgaattcttattatttaatcattgataaaaaataaaaaataaaaattgagacaatTGAATTAAATCGATCAAGCGTgacaaaaattcatttattctcAGCTTAAGTAATGATCTCATCTTTTAGTAATGTATACATATCATATTCAAAATCAACATCTAGTTCAAACGTGTAATGAAAAAATAGTGTTTTAATTCAACTTATTACAACTTTCATTTTTGAGACAAAATTCAATACCAAAACTAACtacaataacaaatttataacaaattaaataaataattcacaaATAaaccacataaaaaaaatcaaatttacttAATTCAATATCTGATATCTAATTTAGGATTCCATTACACAGAAATTTCAATTCCTTACATCCAATCAATatcttttacatgttttaaatcaaaataaatttaatcatttagaTCAATTTTTCTTACTCAAAATGTTTTGTCCTTCCACTAAAACACTATATATAAGGATTAGAGACCTAAAAACTGAATTatctgaaaatatttaattgaactataattttatttatatattattacatataattttttaaaagttgtatatatgtaagaaaaatcattttattcatCACACACAATTTTTGGCTTTGAGGGTAATCATGAATAAAGTGCCTACAAAGATAAATCTGAGGAGGAGAGGTGTATAATTAACTGATGTTTCTTGTGTATTTTGTGGGCTAGAAGAAGAGACTAATACACACTTATTCCTCACttacaatgtaacaaaaaagATTTGGAACATGTGTAACAGGTGGGTGGAAGTGAGTACGGCACTTCATAATCAACTTATAGCTCATTTCCAACAATTTGATGTATTGACCCTTAATAGTAAGGGAAATAAGTTATGGAAGGGTGTTTGGGTTTCAATTATAAGGAACATATGAGATCATAGGAATAAAATTGTGTTTAGGCAAGGGAAAGTAGATGTAGAAGAAATATTTACTATGACACAATTAAATACTTGTGCTTGGATAAAGTATAAAATTGATAAGGTTAATTTCTCTTATTCAGACTGGATTCTTTGTCCAATTCAGTGTCTCCATTCTGTTATTTAGAAACATAATCACAACCATAATGCCTATGAGGAAGCAAGAAATGTGATTCAGGTGCTTCGTCTTTTCTCAAGACATCCTAACCATGTCAGGTTTTTAGTCTGGTGCTCGTTTTGTCTGTGCAGGAAATCAGGGAAGATTTGTCTCATGCAACCCTTATCATATTTAGAGGCAACTTGGAAATACCAAGATCAAATGCAGAACAAATGTGTATCATTAAATGGATATTAAGGACTGAACAATGTATTATGGATTTGTTAGAGTATGATGTTTGACTACAAATCCAAACTTTAGATCTAATGTAGCTTTGTAGTCACTCTGTATAGAGAATTAActgaattttgttaagtttaaatGTACGAtgtttacaataaataaatatttttataataaaaaagcacaatcaaaaaatttataatctttcatatatatatatatatatatatatatatatatatatatatatatatatataattctttgctgataaaaaaaaacacactatcataatttttgtaattcatCGAAAGATATAAATCGTTGATGGATATGGATCATCTGTACCTCTGTAACCTGATATGATCTCTTCTCTCAAGAAAATACTATTTTCATACGACAAGTTTTCTCCACGATACGACAAAAATTTCCCCTTAGATACGACAAGATTTTACCTTTGCTTTATTAGATCATTAGTGTGCAGTGTGGTAATGTCCATCAAAAGCTAGCTGTGATTCTGTAACATTTTCAGAAGTGAGGaagaattaatgaaaatatatattatgcgAGAAGACAAATGTCTTTGGATCCAAGTACCCTCATTGAAATTCTTTActtaattattagtataatcaaaataattaagactaataaattaattaacacatTCATGAATaactaataactttttatatcatatttttagtataaaatatttataaaattgttatattgtttttttcattacacAATTACTTTTACTTATTTCTATGTTAATTTAGTCTATGagagtaaataattattttcacttatatttatttatttataaaatttaaagcaaTAATGTACAAGTAATTATTCTCTTCTGAACCGTTTGTCGTTCAGTGTAAAAATACGACAACGATTAAGTTACAATACACCGCTTCGATaacaattaggttaaaataggttaaaatatgcCACTTCGTGATGTAACCttacaatgataataatacaataaatagtTATATCATTGTATGACTCAAAAGGTATCACACAGATAAAATGACCTTGTCAAAATGTTTGTTTAATACTGCAGAagtattaaaagaataaaatttaacacaTGGGTGGATAAAAACCACAAAAGAAtcaaacaaacatttaaatgataaaatccATAGATTAATAAGAAGAggaaaaaatcatttaataaaattgaaattaagtttaagtgaattcttagaataatttaactattttctgGGATCTTACtactgaaatttaaattttatatattaaacaattttttagacATTGAATTGTTTCAGTTGCTTTCACAAATGCACAAATTTGAACAGAAGTTAATGGTGGTTTAATgtaattcttaattattataattctaAGTCCAATTCATATCCTATCATGATTTCAAGATATATCTAATTATCTATGTTGCAAAACCTCAGGCATTGGATTTCAGACATGATTGGAATATGTCGGATTTTGGTTAATTTTGTCATTAATCAGAGTAACAACACATGTAATGTGTATCTCAGTCAAATCTTAACAAATTACGCAAAGCACAAACACTATACTAAGACTAATGATGTTGCACAAAACATGTTGAGTACtagtgttattattttttttttctttacataatACATGGAACCACAATCAACTTTATAGGGGAAGGTAAGTTCatgcaaataatattaaatacaccTAGTTATGCTACCATGCAAAACTTTGTTCAATTTTACAGTCAGAGTTTAGcatataaaagataaatgaacTCCCCTATTATTCCAAAACCCATTATAATGTATCCAcaatttacttaaatttaaggaattaaatattaaacaattacttattaaaagattattcccaataaagaaattatttttggttAATTTTTCAACTATATAAACATCTTATCTTAAGAATGAGACGGTAACTC carries:
- the LOC114192088 gene encoding proline--tRNA ligase, cytoplasmic — protein: MAGTEAKKPSAKQSGGKKKEVKKETGLGLTHRKAENFGEWYSEVVVNAEMIEYYDISGCYILRPWSMAIWEIMQEFFDPEIKKMKIKNCYFPLFVSPGVLQKEKDHVEGFAPEVAWVTKSGESELEIPIAIRPTSETVMYPYYSKWIRGHRDLPLKLNQWCNVVRWEFSNPTPFIRSREFLWQEGHTAFATKEEADAEVLDILELYRRIYEEYLAVPVIKGKKSELEKFAGGLYTTSVEAFIPNTGRGIQGATSHCLGQNFAKMFEINFENEKGEKAMVWQNSWAYSTRTIGVMVMVHGDDKGLVLPPKVASVQVIVIPVPYKDANTQGIFDACSETVNTLSEAGIRAESDFRDNYSPGWKYSHWEMKGVPLRIEIGPKDLANKQVRAVRRDNGAKIDIASADLAVEIKKLLDNIQQNLFEVAKQKRDECIQIIHTWDEFVQALNQRKMILAPWCDEEEVEADVKARTKGEMGAAKTLCSPFDQPELPEGTKCFASGKPATKWTYWGRSY